The nucleotide sequence TGGATTGTTCCACGTTGAGTTGCAATGCTTACGAAGGTGCAGCATTACGATTTGATACTATTAAATTGGCTGTCCCCACTAATGGCACTCTCTCTTCCTTTCAGTGGCCATCGATTTGATTGTCCAGCACATACGGGATTTTCTGAACAATCGATCTCGCCACGGATCCACCGGGAATATGGCACTCTACATGAACCTGGATTTGAATGCAACGGGTGCCGGTTTCGCGGGCCCAGGTAAGGCCACCATCCAAAAGGCGCGTCCCCACTAACTATCCGCTGACTGGAGCGGATCATTCGGATTACTAATCAACCCCCCTGCATGCGATCGGCCTCTTGCTCTGCTGTGTATATATAGTATCTTCTGTAATGCTTTGTGTTTCTCTGTGTAAGATGGAAGCGAGAGTCACCTGGGCACCTACAACGCCATCCGAAGGTTCTCCACGCTCTGCAAGGAGCTCAACATGCAGGGCAACTTCTTCTTCGAGACGAACAAGAACCTTCCGCACCACTAGATGATGGGGATGGCTTAACAGTTTCCGAAGCAGTACAAGACACGGCGCACATAAGCGAATGTTAATTTTGTTATCAATTATTGTTACCCATAGACATATTTTTTCAGTAAACGAGAATTGAATTTTGAGTGAACATCTCATGGTCTTCGAATCTTCGACGTAGCTCGAACCTTGCATTTGTACATAGCGTTGATCTTACGCATATCTCCGGCAGCGAAACCTTCTCGTTGACCCATCAGCTTGGACTCGGGAGTGTCGTGCAATGCCACAATTGTGGGCTCGCCATTCTTGGTGAAGCTTGTGGCAGAGTAGTGCATCACGCTGCTGTAGTCGTACTTCACGCCGAATCCGGTCAGTATGCCGGGTTTGTATAACGCGAAGTTTTGCATATTCCCTGGTTTAATGTTGTCACTTATCACCTGGACATAGGAATTGCGCTCGGGACGGTTCTGTTCGTGAAAAAAGCCCAGAACGTGCATCATCTCGTGGAGCGGAACACCGACTTTTTTCAGGCAGTCGGGTGACTGCAGATTCAATTCCTGGCGACCACCCAAACGTCCGACATAGCTATAACATCCCAACGTTTTCGATGTAAACGCGATGTAATCCTCTTCAGCGATCCTAGGCCTAAATCGCACGCAGGTATATTTGTGGTATGCCTGGAAGCGAGATGATAATGTAAACTAATAGTTCATTTTGACTTTATAGTCTTATTCAGGCGTAGGCAAAACCATATGTTATGATAGTTATCTTATTATATTTCCAAAAGATATTTTGAAAAGTTGTATGTATATTGTAATGACTTACCTTTATTGCACTATTTAATTTGTCCAAGTCGTGGGTTGTAAAGTCACCATCAATATCGTAGGGCACAACGCCACCTGGCCAGCGGGAAGTCAGTGCAATTATGCCATTGCGGGCATTCTTGAAGCCCATTGGGAGCAATATATCACCTTCGAAGTAGTTACCCAGTTCCTCGGGGTTCTGCTGGGATTTCTCCCTGTAAGCTCCAGCGGTTTCCACATCCGGATTACGAAATTTTTCCATATCCCTCGAAGGCAGGGCATGACCTAAAGAAATGCACAACAGAACTACGAACATGAGCAACCTGGGCGTATATTGCGACTTTTCCGTGTTGTCAAAGTCTTCTACTCGCCGAACTTAGTGTTATTATATAGATCTGCCTTATATTGGCTACTAATAAACTCagttttgttttgctttccAGTAAACCCTTAAGGATTTTTAGTTTATCGGGGTAATGTTACGAAACATAATATTTGGGCGCACAGCTATAGCTACTTATAAGGTATTCTACTTTTAGTAACTTTAAATTGAATGTGCTTTTTCTGTtctgatatttattttaagagCTTTAAATTGCCAATATTGATATGCATGAACTTACGATTTTTGTGTAACAAATCGAAAGCATAAAAAATTCTCATCTAAACCTGGCACTTGTACATGGCGTTGATCTTGCGCACATCTCCGGCAGAGAAACCCCTTCGTTGACCCATCTTCCTGGATTCGGATGTGTCGAGTAAAGCCTCCATTGTGGGCTGGCCATTCCTGGTGAAGCTGGTGGTCGAGTAGTGCATCACACTGCCGTAGTCGTACTCCACGCCGAAACCTGACTCCTGACTGGAACTGTACTTCCTGAAGTTCTTCATCTTCCCAGGCTTTACGTTGTCACTTATCACCCGGACATAGGAATCGCGCTCGTGGCGATTTTGCTCATGTAAAAATCCCAGGGCGTGCATCAGCTCGTGGATGGAGATACCGATTTGTTGCAGGCAGTTAGGCGACTGCAGATTCAACTTCTGACGGCCGCCCAAACGACCGAGGAAGCTCCAACAACCAGAGTTTTCACTTCCAATCACGATGTAGTCCTCCTCGGTGGTCCTGAGCTTAAAACGTATACAGGTCCTTGTGTGGAATTCCTGAAAGAGAGTTGTAGGCACACTAAGGACTTTTCTGAATCCTTACCTGAATCGCATGATTTATTTGTCTTAGCTCCTGGTCTGTGAAGGAACCTTGGATCTCGTATGGCACAACGCCTCCCGGCCAGCGGTAGCTCAGCTCTAAAATTCCATTCCTGTATCTCAATGGAATCAATATATCACCTTCAAAGTAGGCACCCAATTCCTCGGGGTTTTGCTGGAATTCCTTATTGTAAGTCTCGACCAATGCTTCTGGGGTTTTCACATCCGGGTTACCAAATATGTTGTCTCCTAGATCAGACAAGTCAATAATTTGCAAAGAGTCTATAGCCCCCCGGGGCATGGAATCTCCCCGAGAAATAATAAGTAAAACTAGGAAAAAGAGCAAACTGAGTTTTCTTTTTAACTTTTCCATGCTAGCAAATTGTTCTACTAGCTGGTCTACAGGTATTACATAGTCTCACCGATACATTCAGCAAGCCGCGTTCTTTATTTATAGAAACACTTAAGCATTCCGCTTTGTAAGTTGGAATTTTTACAGATAAGATTTGGATTTTcgtaattagtttttaattataGCCGGGTTGTGAGGCAAAACGTCGATTTTTTGGCACACAAGAACACTCAGGTTTTGAAAGCActttgaaatttcattttagctgtctaaaagtatgcaactaTATAGTTTAAGCTCAAAAGTACAATTAATTCATTCAGAAAACCAATGTCATttattcactgcatacttttagacacctaaaaattatacattaaAGTGATTTCAAATCCCTAGTGATTTTGTGGGGCACCACCGAATTAATTTACTTCAGTGAATGGGAATAAAttgtgaaaataataatatttttactgtattaatatttattctgaTGATGTCGGTCTATAAAGAAATTCATTAATCACCGATATTGTGTTACAAATTGTTCTCATTTCTTCAAGCATTGCAGTTGTACATAGCGTTGATCTTGCGCACATCTGCTGCGGAGAAACCATCCACTTGTCCCATATTCTTGACATCGGGAGTGTCTATCAATGCGATCAAAAAGTCGCCCGTGTAGTGCATCACACTGGTGTAGTCGTACTTCTCGCCGAAATCGGTCGAAACGCCGGGACCGAGCTTAACGTAATCAGGAGTATTAATTTGGGTTTTGTTTTTCACTATGACATATAAATCACGATCGGGGCGAGAATGTTCATGGCAGAAGCCCAATGCGTGCATCAGCTCGTGAATCGGAACACCGACTTTGTACAGACAGTCGGGTTTCTCCAGGTTCACCTCCAGGTTCACCTGCAGGTTCACCTCCTGGCGACCACCCACCCGTCCGATTTTGCTCCAACATCCACTATTTTCACTTTCAATCGAAATGTAGTCCTTTTCGGTGGTCCTAGGCTTAAAACGCACGCAGGTCCTGGTATGGAACTCCTTAAAGAGGTTgtacaattttaaataatcaataagttattttaataatgttattattttaaaaattgcatGATAAATATATAGATCTAGTTAACAAGGATTATAAAAAGTcgatataaaaaaatttttttttggtaataGTTGGCTAggcttttttttaaatttgtctgtctcatttgaaatattaaaaaaaaaatcataaacaAGTGTTTGTTTTTGGGACAAAAATCCAATGCAACCCCTTAatatgaattttttttaagtccttACCTTAAAAGCATCTTCGATTATTTTCATATGGTTGGGTAAAAATATGCCATTGATTTCGTAGGGGACAACGCCTCCTGGCCATCGACGATTCAGGTCCAACACGCCATTACGCATATTGATACCGTTGGATCGGGGATTCCAGTCTGGGAGCACTATGTCACCTTCAAAGTAATTTCCCCGTTCCTCGGGGTTATGGGATTTCTTATTTAAGTCCATGGGCTTAAAATGTCCAAGAGTAATGCCCAAAATAACTAGGAGCAAGAACAAACTTGGTTTACTTTGCGACTTTTCCATTTTGTCAAGTTCTTTTACTACTGTGACTTCTAACCGGGCTCGCTGGCATTATATAGGCAGTCCCATCTAGCGTTCTACTTTATTAATAGAAGCACTTTTGCAATCCGTTTTGCAAGTAGGAATTTCTTCAGTTAAGATTTGTGTTTTGTAAttggttttttaaatttagccACGTTATTAAGAAAACTACATATTTTTGCCGCTCGAAGATAAAAAAcactataattaataatacaACAATATATTTAGAAACTGGTCTTTAAGTAATAACAAATATCTTTCGAGCTTAGACGAGTCGAAAGCCTTAGTTGCTAGCGCTCTAGTCATAAGTAAGCTCATAGTTTTAAACTTTTAGTtagctttatataaataaatacaaaatatgatAACTTTCAGTAATTTATAATTGAATATTTAATGATCTTGATATGGTTCTGCCTGATATAGGATGTATTTTCTTTCAAACTCGAATACTTGTTCTGATATTCCAAATTCTGATGGTCTATGAATCCTCGATGTTTGTGAAGCAAATCGGGAGAATGTTTCTTTTTATCTAAACCTTGCACTTGTACATGGCGTTGATCTTGAGCACATCTCCGGCGGAGAATCCTCGTCGTTGACCCATCTGGCTGGCATCGGAGGAGGAGCGCAGCGCCCTCAGTGTGGGCTGGCCATTCCGGGTGAAGCTGGTGGCCGAGTAGTGCATCACACTGCCATAGTCGTACTCCACGCCGAATCCGGACTGTGTTTTGGAGCTGGACTTCTCAAAGTTGGCCATCATCGCAGGCTTAATGTTGGCACTCATCACCTGGACATAGGAATCGCGCTCGTGGCGATTCTGCTCGTGGAAAAAGCCCAGGGCGTGCATCAGCTCGTGGATCGGAGTGCCGTAGGTTCGCAGGCAGCTGGGCGACTGCAGGTTCACCTCCTGGCGACCACCCAAGCGTCCGATGCTGCTCCAACATCCGGTCTTTCCACTTCCAATCGATATGTAGTCCTTTTCGGTGGTCCTGGGCTTAAAACGCACACAGGTTCTGGTGTGGTATTCCTGGAAAagataaacaaattatatatttttcactaTTATTAAATAACTACGTCATAACATGTCTTGTTTTTAAACCTTACATTAAAAGCATGATTGATATTTCCCAATTCCTGGCTTGTAAAGGGACCTTTGATCTCGTAAGGCACAACGCCGCCCGGCCAGCGGGAACTCAGCGCCAAAATGCCATTACGGGTACCATTGGATCTGGCATTCCTGTAGCTCAATGGGATCAATATGTCACCTTCGTGGTATGTGCCTAATTCCTCGGGGTTCTGCGACGACTCCTCATTGTGAGCCTCGACCAAAGCGCCAGTGGTTTCCACATCAGGATTTCCGAAGACAGTATCGCCCAGATCCGTCAGGTCAATCATTTCCTGAGAGTCCATATCCTCCAGGGGTATGAAATCTCCCAAAGAAACGCCTAGAATGACTAAAAACCAGAACAATGTGGATTTACTTTGCGAGTTCTCCATTTCGGCCAATTCTCCTACTGCTGTGATTACTAACCAGGCTTACTGACATTATATAGTCCCACCTAGACCTCCAAACACGTTGTCGTCGATTTTGTTTAACTTATGTGTTTCTGTTTATGCAGGGTTCTTTTTGAAACGATAAGTCGGCGCTTTGTAGGCGTTTACATTTACATTAAGCACGCACTTGTTATCCGCGTGCTTCTTGATTTATGGACTCATTTATGCACTCGACTTTGTAAATGGAATGCGGATTTTTGCAAGCTAAAAGTTGCGGTTTTCTTACATGCTTTTTGTTTCTAatctaaaaaattaatttaaacaaaaataaaattaggTCAGTGCATATAAAAATTTACAATTACAACTTACTGTCGGCATTGTTCATAGTCAGACATTCACCACGCTTTCAAACTTTGAATTTCTCCTCGGTTCTTGTCACCACTTAAGTGAGATAAGCATTTATGGCTTGTGTCCGCGCtatgaaaacatatttttaaaaaaggtaCTTCAAATAgttttgacaaaataaaataagaaaaacttAATATATTCatgacaaaaaataaaatgaattgcTATTAATTTCGTAGAAAAACATGTTCAAAATGATGTTACAcaaatatataacaaaaatatttgaaatgtttGAGCACATTTCTAAGGTACAaggtttattatttatattaaatggtACATGTCGGGtatttaatgtttttattcatTATAATTTGTATGGATAAAATCAACCAATTCGTCCCACTGTAAACTTGCGTTCGGCGAGCAATGTGACCGCACTATCGTCCCAAAACAACATGGCAAATTGGCGTCGTAAGAACTGGTCACACTAGACTATATATAAGCGGGCGAAACGGAAATCGGCGATTCAAACGGTCGAAAATTTATCTTGCCGGTCGGACGTGTTTTTTGTTGGTCGCTCCCGCTCGTAACGTTTTTTTCCCCCGTTTTGGCCAATGTGTGAGCGCGCGCGCGTGTGTGTGCTGCTTGCAGTTCAAAagggcagcaacaacaacagcacaCCTCTCTTTTAAGCCAGGTCTTCTGAGCGCTcgagagtgtgtgtgtgtttgtgagcGTGATTTAGAATCGTGGCCTGGGAAGAAATGGCAAATTAGTTGGCTCAAAGCGGAATCTCTGTGCTCAATATTCAAATTCAGGCTAGAAAGTGTCGCGTGCGAAAGTGTGCAAATAATACAACTAGCGAAAAGAGagataaaactttaaaaaaaaacctgtTCTAAGCCAAGTGCCGATTGCACgcgcgagtgtgtgtgtggatgTTTGTGTGGAGCAGAGAAGAAAAAAGGAGAGAGAA is from Drosophila suzukii chromosome 3, CBGP_Dsuzu_IsoJpt1.0, whole genome shotgun sequence and encodes:
- the LOC108020662 gene encoding hatching enzyme 1.2, translating into MFVVLLCISLGHALPSRDMEKFRNPDVETAGAYREKSQQNPEELGNYFEGDILLPMGFKNARNGIIALTSRWPGGVVPYDIDGDFTTHDLDKLNSAIKAYHKYTCVRFRPRIAEEDYIAFTSKTLGCYSYVGRLGGRQELNLQSPDCLKKVGVPLHEMMHVLGFFHEQNRPERNSYVQVISDNIKPGNMQNFALYKPGILTGFGVKYDYSSVMHYSATSFTKNGEPTIVALHDTPESKLMGQREGFAAGDMRKINAMYKCKVRATSKIRRP
- the LOC108020610 gene encoding hatching enzyme 1.2 — encoded protein: MEKLKRKLSLLFFLVLLIISRGDSMPRGAIDSLQIIDLSDLGDNIFGNPDVKTPEALVETYNKEFQQNPEELGAYFEGDILIPLRYRNGILELSYRWPGGVVPYEIQGSFTDQELRQINHAIQEFHTRTCIRFKLRTTEEDYIVIGSENSGCWSFLGRLGGRQKLNLQSPNCLQQIGISIHELMHALGFLHEQNRHERDSYVRVISDNVKPGKMKNFRKYSSSQESGFGVEYDYGSVMHYSTTSFTRNGQPTMEALLDTSESRKMGQRRGFSAGDVRKINAMYKCQV
- the LOC108020611 gene encoding zinc metalloproteinase nas-4-like, which produces MEKSQSKPSLFLLLVILGITLGHFKPMDLNKKSHNPEERGNYFEGDIVLPDWNPRSNGINMRNGVLDLNRRWPGGVVPYEINGIFLPNHMKIIEDAFKEFHTRTCVRFKPRTTEKDYISIESENSGCWSKIGRVGGRQEVNLQVNLEVNLEKPDCLYKVGVPIHELMHALGFCHEHSRPDRDLYVIVKNKTQINTPDYVKLGPGVSTDFGEKYDYTSVMHYTGDFLIALIDTPDVKNMGQVDGFSAADVRKINAMYNCNA
- the LOC108020647 gene encoding hatching enzyme 1.2 translates to MENSQSKSTLFWFLVILGVSLGDFIPLEDMDSQEMIDLTDLGDTVFGNPDVETTGALVEAHNEESSQNPEELGTYHEGDILIPLSYRNARSNGTRNGILALSSRWPGGVVPYEIKGPFTSQELGNINHAFNEYHTRTCVRFKPRTTEKDYISIGSGKTGCWSSIGRLGGRQEVNLQSPSCLRTYGTPIHELMHALGFFHEQNRHERDSYVQVMSANIKPAMMANFEKSSSKTQSGFGVEYDYGSVMHYSATSFTRNGQPTLRALRSSSDASQMGQRRGFSAGDVLKINAMYKCKV